CGCTGCGAGCTTTACCCAGTTTGCCCAGTTCCAGCAATCCGTTCACAGCGATGCGCACAACGGCCACATCGTCGACAGCTTGCTCGGCTGCGGCCGTCATTTCGCAAACGCCGCGCCGAACTTGTCCGCACCGTGCCGCGGCCCGGCCGAACGCGGCGCGGTAGAGCGGGTTAGTGCCGTCGAGCAGCGTCGCCTTTCGGAACGCAATCGCGGCCTTGCGATCGCACCCTTCCGGATCTTCTTCCCACGCGCGCCCGGTCAAGTATCGCGTGTTCGCGTCCGTCACATCGAACCCCGACGCGGCCTTCAGGTGCCGACGAGCAGTGGTAAAGCGCCCCAGGTCGAGGGCGATGGTGCCGGCCAGTTGGTGGCCTTCGGCCGCGATGTCCGTGGGCACGTCGGTGCGCACGAGGAGCAACTCCAGTTGGGCCAGGGCGTCCGCTTTGCGACCGCTCGCGGCGATCGATCGGATCGAGTCCCAACCGGTTCGGATCAGGGTGAGCGTCCTGCTCATGCCTCTGCACTCCTTGCAGCGTGTTCGCAGTGCGGTGACCTGTAGGTTGGGAAGATATACCGGTCGAGACCGTGTGTGCAAGTACGAAATCTTGTGCCGTTTAATTCAAAAAAAACGAGGAGAAAACCGAGCGCCGACACTTGACGCGACGCTTCGCGCGGATGGGGTTAAGTCGCACCTTCACAATCGCCGATTACGCACAAACAGGGAACCAATTTTGCCCCCTGCCGAGCGCGAAACACCAAGATGGAGAAGCGATCGTGGACTGGTCGCACTTCGGCATGGACCGCCCCCCGTTCCGCCCGGCCGTAGACGCCGCCGCGTACTTCCCCGCGCCCGCGCACTCCGCGGCGCTGGCCGCGCTGGTGGCCGCGTTCAGCCGGCGCGACCCGCTCGTACTCATTGACGGCGCCCCCGGGATCGGCAAATCACTCGTCGCTCGCAAGTGGCTCGACGACCTGCTCCCCGACGTACCTCGAGTGCTGCTCCCGAACGCTCGCGCTCAGACCCCGGTCGACCTCCTCCAAGCGATCCTGTTCGACCTCAACAAGCCCTATCAGGGACTGAGCGAACAGGAACTCCGGCTCGCTGTCACGGGCCACCTACTCGACGCTGCGGCCGGCGGGTTCCCCACGGTCATCGTGATCGACGAGGCCCAGCACCTGAGCACCCACGCGCTCGAAGAGCTGCGACTGCTCGGCAACCTGGAGTCGCGTTCCGGCGCGGTCGTGTTCGCGGTGCTGGTCGCGCAGCCGGCCCTGCGCGACGCGCTGCGCAAGCCGGTCAACGCCCCGATCGCGGGGCGTATCTCTGTGCGGTGCTCGATCGACGCCCTTTCAGTGGAAGAATCTGCGGCGTACTTGCGGCACCAGGTGCGCGCTGCGAACGGTGACCCGGCCAAGGTGTTCGACGAGGGCACAGTGGAGCTGCTCGCTTCCGCCTGCCGTGGGGTTCCCCGCGTGCTGAACCGCGCCGCGGCGTTGGCGTTCGAGCTGGCGTCCGAAGGTGAGACGGAACTGGTGGACGTGGAGGCCGCGCTCGAAGCACTGGAGCGCATCGGGATCACGCCCCCGGACGAGGACGGTACCAGCGACGCCGTGCTGCTCCCACACCCGGGGCGTGAATCGGAGCCAGAAGCCCGTGCGAAGCGCAAACCGACGGTCACTGAGCGCAGCGCCGGCCGCGGCGCGAAGGACAAGGCCGTTCGCAAGCGCCCGGCTTAGCAGGAATTGAAGCGTCTGAATCATTCGCGCACACGGGCCGCCGGTCGTGGCGCGGAAAACAATACCGCTCGGGTTGGCTAACAGGGGCACGGAATGAGCCGGGTGTTTAGCGCACTGACCGGATCGAATGTGGCCCGCTCGATCGCGAGCGAGGAACCGCGCGGGGACGACGATCTATTCGAGATCGGCGCCGAAGACGCGCCGTTTGTGGAGATCGGTGGCCCGAGCGGTCCCATCTTCTCCGCGGCGCGGGCGGAAGCGAAGAAGCCGGAACCCGTGCGCTCGTTCCCGCGCATCGCCACTCCGGTGGTGCCGCCCGCTCCCGTCCCGGTGCCCGCACCAGCTCCTATTCCCACCGCAACCCCGGTTGCCGAAGTACCGGCCGCGTCCTTCCTGTCGGTGCGGTTCCACGACACCGTGCCGCGCGTCACCGGGCGCACGGGCGGCCCCGATGCGGGGTTGGTCGCGCTCCACTTCCCGGATCACGCGGTGAGCGCCGAGTACCGCACGCTGCGCGACGAGGTTACGAAGCAGTTGCCGGGCGCGACCTCGCGAACGCTGATGTTCACGGCCGCCACCCCGCAAGCGGGCACCACCACGGTGCTGCTCAACCTCGCGCTGACGCTCGCACGGGACGGCCAGCGCGTGCTGGTGGCCGACGCGAACTTCACGCGCCCCGGGATCGCTAACAGCCTCGCGCTGCGCCCCGCTCCCGGACTCGCCGAGGTGCTCGGCCAGCACCTCCCGCTCCCGTGGGCGCTTCAACCGACCCCGCTCCCGAGCCTTCAAGCGCTTGCCGCTGGCGAGGCCCACGACGGCACCGCCGGCGCAATGGGCCACGACCTGCCGAAACTGATGGTACAGTTGCGTCAGTGGTTCGACTGGGTGCTCATCGACGCGGGCGTATGGGGTGTGGTGCCGGAACGCGACGCGACCTGCTCGTCCGCGGACGCGGTGTACCTGGTGACCCGCGAACCGGACGTCGAGCGCCCCGAGTTCGCCGGGCTGAAGGCGTGGGTGAAGCAACTCGGTGGCTCGCTCCGTGGGTACGTCACCACACGAGCGTAAGTCCGCCCCAGATGGTCCCAGGGTCGATCGCGTTGCGGTCGACCCTGGGATTCATTTTTGCCGTTTGAAGACAAGGACCGTGGCGTGTTCCCCGCCCTCGAAGTCTTTCGGGCGCTCGTCTTTGTCCGATAGCCCGTGACTTACGCGGAGCGTATCGCCCTTCACTTCGTAAATCCCTTTGTGTGTTACGCCGTCGATTACCAAGTTGATCTGCTTTAGTTCCTGGGACGCATCGAGCGTGTACCACGTCCCTCGGTAGACGGTGTTGTCGAGTTTGTACACCCGGATCATATTCGCTCCGAATTCCCAGTGCTCGCGGACAGTCGGTTTGCTTATCAGAGACAACAGCCCCCACTCGCCCCACAGATCCGCGGCCCAGTTCCCGATCTCCACTTTGTCCGGGCTCACCGTCCAGACGTCTGAGCGACCGGTGCTGTTCCGCGTTCCCATTGGGTCGTAACGGTACTCGCTCCCCCACGGGTCGCGCAGGCTCGTATCCGGAGCAACGAACCCGCTGTCTTTCAGTGCGGCCAATTTCTCCGGGTAAACGCCCGTTTTGGCCTTAAATGCTTCGATCGCGTTGGCCAGATTCAGAACGTCCGTGCGCGCCCGGCCGAGCTTCGGATCTTCGGGCGGTGGAGGCGCTTCGATGAGCTTCAGTAGCTCCGCGTGGTATTGCGTTCGGACGGCCTTTTCCTTCGCCGAAACCATGCCCGCTTTCACTGCGTCCGCGATGCTCTTATTGAACGGTAGAGGGACGTTTTTCCAATTGTCGATGTAGGCCCGGATCAGGTGCTCGTAGCCCATGTCGTTGGGGTCGCCGCCGTCCCGGATCACTTCGGCGATCGTCGGAACTGCGATCGCACCGAGTTTGATAAGCTCCCACGGCGCTTCGGACGTGCTCCGAAGCATCTTCCGCAGCACCGGTACGGCCTTCTCTCCGCCCAGGCGCGCGACCGCCAGTGCCACGGCCGAGCGGACACTCGAATCACGGTCCGTCGCCAGATCGTTCACGTGCTCGCGCTCGGATTCCAGTTTCAACAGCCCGATCAGGCGCACCGCGACGCGCACCTCATCGACCTGCTTGTTGAACGAGTTGCGAACGGTCCGCTTGGCCCACGGGGTGAACCGCGTCAAGTCGATCACGTACTGCGACCGACCGATCAACTCCCCCAGCTCTCCGCCGATGATGTTGTCCAGGTCGCGGCGCGCGTCGGCCATCGTCTCGGGCACCCATTCCAGTCGGTAGAGCAAATGCTCCTGGTGCGCGATCGAGTCGAAGAAGTGCAATACCTTCGGGTACACCTCGGATTCGCCCGCGATTTTTAGTGTCCTTTTGACATGATTCTTTTGCCCGATGTTCTGTTCCAACGTGATCGCGTACTCCGCCGCGTGCAGGCGCATCACGTCCTTCGCGTCCTTCTTGAGCCAGTCGGTGTCCTTGAGCAGTTCGTTCAGAGTGCGGAGCCGATCGAGTGGGAGTTTGTGAACGAGGCGTGCCCCGAGAAGAGGTTCTCTGCCCCCGGGGGGAATGCGCCCGGGAATCTCGCACAAACACGAGCCGTCTGATGAGATCCTGATCGTTGCCCCCGGTTGGTTGCTCAATCCGGGTGGCTTGATGACGACGGTGATGCTCTCGAACCCGATGCGCGGCGCAGCAGCCGGAGGCGGGGCAACGGGCAGGTCCGCGCGCACGACCTCGGGCGGGGGCGCGTCGGGCGGATCGACCGCGGATACTTCTCCGGGTACCTCAACGGCGGGCGCTTCGACGTCCCGAATCCCGGCCACCACGAGCCCCACGGCGCCGAACGTGATCGCGAACAGTAGTCCGAGTTTGAAACGAGCGGGAATCATAGCGGGCATCGCTCCGTTGGCGAGTTCGGCGGCGCGCGACCGATCGCCAATCCCGGAAGCGAATCGGATCGCGGATCTCGCTGTTCCCAGAACCGTTAAGGGTGGTACGGCGTTGGAGATGGCCGTCGGAAAAGCGATCGCGGCCACGGCCAACCCGCGCTGTGCCAGGCGCTTGCGCAATACCGCGCGACCGCGGTCCAGGCGATCGCGCAGCGTCCCGCGTGGAAGAGCGAGCCGCGCGGCGGCTTCGTCGATCGTCAGCCCTTCGAGGTGGCACAGGAGTACTGGCGCGCGGAGCGCATCGGGGAGTTGTGCGAGTTCGTCGTGGATCAGCGCGCGGACTTCGCCCCACGTCAGTTCATCTCCAGGCGCCAGCGCCGCCACACGCGGGACCGCCTCGTGACGTGACCGGCGCGCACGCGCACGCAGTGCTTTCAGTGCGAGCCGGCGCGCGACCCCGTGCAACCAGCACCCGACCGAAGTGCGCGTGCGAATCGTGCTGGCATTGCGCGCGAGCACCAGGAACGAGGCCTGGAACACGTCCTCGGCGTCCTGGGCGTGACGCAGAACGGCTCGGGCCACGTCGAGCACGACCGGTCCGTGGCGCTCCACCAGGGCCGCGAACGCGCACTCGTCGCGGTCGGCCGCGAACCGATCCAGGAGTGTGTGGTCGGGTAAGCCGGTGTGTGCGAGAGTCGCGAGTCGCGCGAGTGCGTGTGCATCGGGCATGGGATTGCGCCTCCTTTATCCCATAGTCCCCGATCGAGTTCCCAGGTGCTGGACAATTCGCGGATTTCCTTGTGGAGTCGGGAGGCAAGGCACTCGTTCGGAAAGGCGCTTTGATTGGTAAGTAGGTTGGTGTACATTGCTGGCGCCACTTCCCCGTGTGAGGTTCCCCCATGCGAACTCTGCTCCTGGCTTTGATGCTCGGCGCTCTCGGCGCGCGACTGCCTGCCGCGGACGAGCCGAAACCCGCGAAGGACCAGCCGACGCTCAAAGTCGGCGACGCGCCCCCGCCGCTAAAAGTGACCAAGTGGCTCGCGGGCTCCGAAGTGAAGGCATTCGAGTCGGGTAAGGTGTACGTGGTGGAGTTTTGGGCCACGTGGTGCGGGCCGTGCGTGGTCATGATGCCGCACCTGGGCGACATTCAGGAGGAACTCGCGGGCAAGGTGACGGTGATCGGGTTCACCGCCAAGGACGCGAGCAATACGCCCGAGCGCGTGGACGAGTTCGTCAAGAAGCGCGGGGCCAAACTCGGCTACACGATCGCTTACGCCGACGACCGGGAAACCTATGACTCGTACATGAAGGCTTCGGGGCACGGTGGCATCCCGTGCTCCTTCGTGATCGGTAAGGACGGGAAGATCGCGTACATCGGGCACCCGCTGTTCCTGGACGAGGTACTGCCAAAGGTGTTGGCCGGAACCTGGGACGCGGCCAAGGGCGCCGCCGAACTGGAAGCCGCGGACAAGCTGTGGGACAAGACGTTCGAGGTGATGAGCAAGCCGAACGGTGACCCGGCCGCGCAACTGGCCGAGTGGGAGCAGTTCTCCGCCAAGTGGCCGCGCCTGGCCGCGGACCCGTACATGACCAGCGCTCGGCTCAAGTTGCTCGTCGCCGCCAAGCGGTTCGGCGATGCCCAGAAACTGGCCGAGGAGATGGCAACTAAGGCATCCAAGCGGAACGACATCGCCGCGTTGGGAGCGGTGGCCGATGCGGTGACGGTGGACGCCGCCGCCGGGCAAGCCGCCCTCGTCGCGGTCGGGGTGAAAGCGGCCGAGTCCGCACTGACCATCGACGGCGAAACGGCCACGGCGCTAATCCGGGTCATCAAAACGCACGCCGCTGCGGGCAACACGGCCAAAGTGAAAGAGTTTGGGGCAAAGGCCGTGACCGCGGCCGAAAAGGAAGTGAAGGACGACAAGGACGCGATCGGCACTCTGCGCGTGGCCGCCGCTCACTTTGCCGCTGGCGATAAGGCCAAGGCGCGGGCCGCTGCGGAAAAGGCGATCAACATGGTGGATGCACAGAACGCCGGCATGAAGAAGTACGTCGAGGATCAGGCGAAGAAGTACACGGGCGAGCCGAAGAGCAAGTAGTCAACGACGTGAACACTGCCGCCCGGACACTTGCGGTTGCGCTTGTGCCGGGCGGTTGAAGGCTCGAAGTACGAATGCTATTCGCGGTCAGCTTCAGCCGCGGCTGAGTTGTCACCCTGCCCGGCGCTGGCGCTCTTCTTCGTACTTGTGCAGCTTGTTGTAGAGCGTCTTCAAACTGATCCCAAGTTCGTCGGACGTCTTCTGCTTGTTCATACCGTTCTTCGAGTACACCTGAAGGATGTACTCCATTTCGACGTCTGCCAGCGATTTCGTCGGTCCCGTGCCCGCTCCGGTGTCGCCCTGATTCGCAGGGAAGGGCAGGGTGGGCATCGGCGCGGGCGCGCCGGGGAACGCGGCGGAGTAGCCACTCGGTGCGGGCGCGCTGGGCGCGACCGGGAACGCCACCGGGATCGTCGCGGACGGCTTCGGGTACACCATGTCGCGCGGGAGCGCTTCGGGTGTGATGGCCCCGCCCCCGGAGACGATCCAGGCGTACTCCATCGCGTTCGTCAGTTCCCGCACGTTCCCCTTGTAGTCGTGGTTGAGCATGATCCGGAGCGCTTCGGGGGTCAGCAGGTGGGCCACGTTCTCCACCGGGCGTTTGGCGTGCCGGGCGAGCAGGTGCCGGGCCAGTTCGGGGATGTCCTCGCGCCGGTCGCGGAGCGGCGGCAGGTGAACGTGGAACATGTTCAGCCGGAACAGCAGATCCTCGCGGAACGTCCCCTCTTCGATCATCTTCCGCAGGTCTTTGTTCGTTGCGCTGATGACCCGCACGTCCACGGTGATGGGCTGGCTTTCGCCGAGGCGCTGGATCTCACCCGCTTCGAGAACCCGGAGCAGCTTCACCTGGAGGTTCTTGTCCAGTTCCCCGAGTTCGTCGAGGAACAGGGTGCCGCCGTTCGCGACCTCGAAGAACCCCTTGTGGTCCTTGTCCGCGCCGGTGAAGGCGCCCTTCTTGTGGCCGAACAGTTGGCTCTCGGCGAGGGTCTGTGTTAGCGCCCCGCAGTTCACCGGGACGAACGGCATGTCGGCGCGCTTGCTCTTCGTGTACAGCGAGCGCGCGACGACCTCTTTGCCGGTTCCGGTTTCGCCGGTGATGAGCACCCGGCCGTCGGTCGGTCCGACGCGGTCGATGAACTGCTGCACCGGCGTCATGGCGGCGCTGGCCCCGATCAGCCCGGACGGGCCTTCGGCGGCCTCGACGCGGCTCTCGAGGGCCGCGGTCTTGTTCTTGAGCTTCCGCTTCTCCTGGATGCGGAGCAGCAGCGCCTCGATGTCGGTGAGCTTGCACGGCTTGGTGAGGTAATCGAACGCGCCGAGCCGGAGCGCCTCGACCGCGGTCTCGGTGCTGCCGTACCCCGTCATGATGACGGCTTCGGTGTCCGGCGCGACCTGCTTGAGCGCGGCGAGCACCTGGAGCCCCGCCTTGTCGTGCTCCATCCGCATGTCGAGGATGGCCGCGTCGAACGTCTGTTTCTTGACCGTCTCGATGCCGCTCTTACTGTCCGCGCAGGTCGTGACCTCGTGCCCGAGCCGAGGCAGTTCGGACTTCATGAACTCCCGGAGGTGGGTTTCATCGTCAACGAACAGGATTCGCAGGCGGTTGTGTGCGGGTGTGGTAGCCACTCGCGGTCTCCGTGTCTCGATCCGAACTTGGGGCGGCGGAGCTTAGACGGGTTTGCAGGATTTACAAGCCCGTTTCTGCCGCCATCATGCCGCGGTGCGGCTGCCGGGGAATGTCAGCACGGTGGGCGCCGGTTCCGGCTCGCCCTCGGTGCCCGGCGCATCCGTTACGCCCGGCGCGATCTGTAGCGGGATGCGCACCGTGAATGTACTCCCGGTCCCGGGACCGGCGCTGGCGGCGGTGATCGTCCCGCCGTGCTGGTCCACGATCTGGTGGCTGATGAACAGCCCCAGTCCGGTGCCCTTTCCGGTGCGGCTTTTGGTGAAGAACGGCTCGAAGATGTTCTGTAACACGTCCGGCGCCATGCCGCACCCGGTGTCCACGAAGACCAGTTCCGCGTACCCGCCGGCGGTGCCGAGGGTGATCCCCAACTGGCCGCCGTCTTCCATACTGTCGAGTGCGTTCACTACGAGATTCAGGATCACGCTCTTCAGGTCTTGCGCGTTGACCGGCGCGACGATGTACCCGGTCGGCTCGAAAATCACTTCTTTCCCGCGGCTCGACGGCAGGTGCCGGGCGACTTCGAGCACGCCGCGGATCAGGCCGGTCAGGTCCGCTGGGTCTTTCGTGCGCTCCCCGGTGCGGCTGAAGTCGAGGAGCTTCTGCGTGATGTCTTTGCACCGGAGCGCTTCCTGTTGAACCATCTTCAGGTAGCGCGTGAGCACCTCGGTCTCGGCCGGCGGCGCGGTGCTGGACGCGAGCACGTCCTGCAACCGGCGTTCGAGCGCTTCGGAACAGAACAGGATGCTCGCGAGGGGGTTGTTGATTTCGTGCGCGACGCCCGCGGCGAGGAACCCGACGGACACCATGCGCTCGGAGCGCACGAGCTGTCGGCTCCGCTCGTTTACCTGGCGCGCGAGGTCCGCGTAGACCGCGTGGAGGCGCGCGACCATCGCGTTGAACTCGTCCGCGAGCTCTTGAAGCTCATCACCGGAATTGAGAACGAGGGGTTGGTCGAACGTCCCGTGGTGAACTCGTTGGACGCCGGCTTGGAGTTCACGAATGGGGGCGAACATCCACACGCGGAAGTAGTACAGCATCGTCGCGACGAGCGCGAGTGCCCAGACCATTGCGAACCCGACGATCCAAACGGCACGGCGGATGGCGGCGAAAGATTCCTGGCCGCTCTTTTGAATATCGTCGAGGAGCGCGTGACGTAAATTTTCCGCCGTGCGCCGAGCGTTTTCGTACTCCGCGCGGACCCGTGGGTTCTCCCGGATTTTTAAGCTCTTATCGCCGTTGTAGGAGCTTTTGGTCGCGTCGTTGACTTCTTTCTGAAGGGCATCCAGATTCTTGTTCAATTCGGGTACCAGAAACGCCTCTTGAGCGCCGTCATCAGGGTCGTACCCGGCTTGAACGTTTTTCTTGTTCGCGAAATCGAAACCGTGTGGTGTGCCGTTCAGGAATCCCTGCGTGGACCCGATGGCCAGAAGGCAACCGTCGGCCTTGTCAGGGTCGCCCTGGTCGAAAGTGTTCAAAGCGCCGATCATCTGGGTCACGATCCCGAGCTCGTTAACCTTCCGATCGATCGTCTTGACGCTGATGTAGTACGTGTAGAGCCCGTAAGCGGTCCCGCTCGCCAATAGCCCGATACTCCCGGCCACGAGGACCAGTCCCAGCATCAGTTTGTGGCGCAAACGGCGGCGAGCCACGCAACGACCTCCTGCCAAATCACACTCGTCCGTGAGTGCGGCCCACGATCCGGGAGAATCCCGGTACCGTGAAGGCGGCGGAATCTACCAAGTGCGTTCTTACAAAACGAGAGCAACTTTTTCCGATGGCACCAGAACCCCGTTACCGGGGCGGTCCATTCAAGTTTGCCCCGTTTCCCAGGCGATTGGATGTAGCAGAGCCGAAAGGTGCAGTCCCCTTCATCGGGCGGCGGGACGCAAGAGTTGCAAAATTTCCGGTCCGAATTATCGCGGCAGCGAGATTTTGCCCCCGTACTTCGCTCCGCCTAAATTGGGCGCTCCCCTCAGCTCACCCGATTTAACCAGTTGGGGTTGCTCCGGGGCGCGCGGACCCGCTACACCTCAATTTCCGCCCTGCGCGGCCATATGTCTGAGGAGAACCGATGGAGCCGCAACCCCCGATGAGCGTCGTGACCGTGGGGTCGTACCAGGTCGGTGCCGGGCACCCGCTACTGTGGATCTGCGGGCCGTGCGTGATCGAATCGCACACGCTCACTCTGCGCATCGCGGAAACGCTCCGCGGGTTCGCGGACCGGTTCGCGCTGCCGCTCGTGTTCAAGGCGTCCTTCGACAAGGCGAACCGGAGCTCCGGGAAGTCGTTCCGCGGGCCGGGGCTTTACGAGGGCCTAAAAACACTGGAAGCCGTTAAAAAGGCGACCGGGTTTCCGGTGACCACCGACATCCACGAGTGCGCGCAAGCGGCCCCGGCCGCCGAAGTGTGCGACATCTTGCAGGTGCCGGCGTTCCTCGCGCGCCAAACCGACCTGCTCGAAGCGTGCGGCCGGACCGGGCGCGTGGTGAACGTGAAAAAGGGGCAATTTATGTCCCCGTGGGATATGAAAAACGTGGTCGCGAAGCTCTCCGAGTTCGGGAGCCGCAACGTGCTCCTGACCGAGCGCGGTACGACCTTCGGTTACGGGCTGCTGGTCAACGACATGCGGTCCGTGCCCTGGATGCAGGAAACCGGCGCGCCGGTGATCTTTGACGCCACCCACAGCGTACAGAGACCAGGGGCGCTCGGGGACCGCACGGGGGGGGACCGCGACATGGTGCCGGTCCTGACCCGCGCCGCGGTCGCCGCCGGGTGCGACGGGGTGTTCCTCGAAACGCACCCGAACCCCGACGAGGCGAAGAGCGACGGGCCGAACATGCTCCCGCTCGACGCGCTGCCCGAGCTGTTCACCCGGTGCCTGCGAATTCGAGGCGCCCTGAGTAATGCTGTTTCCCAAAGTCCGGGCTCCAAGTTCCAGGCGGAAGACAAAAAGGCGTCGTGACGGTGAACTTCGGTAGGATGCGGAGCGCACCGGCCCGTCGTGGGGTATCGAACTCGAACTTGCAACTTTGAACTCATGCCAAGCCACTGCCACACGAGCCAACCCGCATGACCACCGACCACCGGTCCGATTCCCGCTCTCGTCGCCCCCTTGCTACATTCGCTTTCGCAGCCGGCCTGTTCGCGGTCGGGGCCGCCGCGCTCGTGGGGGCGAGCGGATGTACCAAACCGCCGACCGGCGTAAAGAACACCGAGGAACAAGCTGTCACCAAGGGCGACCCCTGGAAGGTCGCCGGGCAGCGGTTGCGGAAGGAGACCGACTGGGCCGCGTGCCGAACCGCCCTCGGTGGGCTCGCGACCGATCTGAACACCCAGACCAAGGAAACGCTCCCGGTTCTTTCGGACCCGGAGTTCGCGAGCCTTTCACAACTCGTCGCGCTCTCGGCGGATGATCGCGAAGAGGTGCGAGCGACCACCTTCACCGCTCACGATAGCGTGTACCTCGCGGACTGCCTGTACCTGCGAGACGCGGCCGATTCACTCGCGCTGGGCCGGTTCCCGCCCGATCAGCGCGCGGAGCGCGCGTTCGCGTGGGTGTGCCGCCAAGTTTACCTGCGACCGTGGATGCTGATCGCGGGCCGGGCGGACGGTGCCAGCGCGCTCCCGCCCACAGCGGTGTTGCGCCGCGGGTTCGGCTCCGGACTCGAGCGGATGTACGTCTTCCTCGCGCTGCTCCAGCAACTCGAACTCGACGGGTGCCTGATCGGGGGGCCGGACGCGGGCAAACAACCGGCCGGGCTGCCGCTCGTGACACCCGATAATAAGGCGTTCGTGACCGGCGCCCCGCGCGGCCCGTTCTGGGCGGTCGGCGTGCGCATCGGGGCCGACGTGAAACTCTTCGACCCGTGGCGCGGGCAAGCGCTCCCGGTCACGCTCGCGCAGCTCAAAGCGAACCCGGACGCCGCCAAAGAGTGGTTCGCGGACCCGGCCAACGTCAGCGGCGCGACGCTCGACGACGCGAAGAAGGCGACCGCGTTCCTCGCCGTTCCGGTCAACGCCCTCGCCCCGCGGATGGGTCTGGTCGAAACCAAGCTCAAAAATGATTTGGGCGTGAAGCTCGCTTACAACGCGAACGCGCTTCAGAGCGCGTTCTCCGATCCGAAGCCCGCGTACTGGAACCCGGAAGACAAATCAACTCAATCGGCCGCGTTCGCTTACGGGCACGCGAGCCGCTCGCTCTTGCCGCTCGACATGGGCGGCACCGACCGCAACCCGCCCGCGGTCCGGTTGTTCGACGTCTACCGGCGCGAGCAGCTCCCGAGTAGCGTGTTCCGGATACCGGCCGGGATTCAACCGGACGGTCAAATTGCGCAGCGGTTGCGGGCGTCCGCGGCCGGGGCACTGGGGTTGTCGTTCATCGAACCGCCCAACCCGCGCGAGCGCATCCAGCGCGGCCAGTTCCAGGACGCCGCGAAGGATCTCGTAACGAAGCAGGAAACGTTCGCCAACGGCCGGGAGCGCCTCCGACTGAACAAGGACGCGGACCACCAGATTAGGGAGTGGATCGAACTGATCAACGGGCTGTATCAGGATCTCCGACTCGCGCAGTTGAACGGGGACAAATCCACAGAAGCGACCGCGCTCGGACAAATCGACAGCGCGTGGAAGCAGCCCGGTGCCCAACTCGTTGTGGACCAGGCTTCGTCCGAGGTCGGGCTGGCGGAATCGACGCTGCTCCTCGCGCTGTGCAAGCACGAACTCGCGGAGCGGAGCCAGGCGCGCCTGGAGGCCGCGACGGGGGCCGAAGCCGACCGGCTGCGACCCGATGCCATCGATTCGTGGAAAACAGCCCTCTCTGCGTGGCGCACCTACGAGCAAAATGCAGTTTCGCACGCCGGTTTCCTCGGACGATCGGAGCACGCGCGGGTACTCGCGGCTCGGGCCGCACAGCTCGCGAACCCCGCGCCGCCCAAGAAGTGATTGCACACGGACGGGTGCAGTTAGAGAGAAAGAACGGACCCGTCTGGACCGAACCGCATGCGCCCTGGCTTCCACCGGGGCGCGTCGACTTCTTCGCCCCGCGCGACGCGGAGCATCATTTCGGCAACGTTGAAGTCCGCTAGTTCTCGCAGCCCGATGTAAGAAGTCGTAAGCCGCGGATTGACCTCGATCGCGTAATCGCGCGAGCCATCGGGCGCGTCTCCCAATACCAGGTCGACACCCACATACCCTAGCAATTCGGGCACGCACTCCACCGCCGCACGGCCGAGCTTCACCGCGCGCGCCGCGATGTCACCGGGGATCGGCACTTCTCCGCCTTCGTATTTGAGCCGCCCGTCGGCGCTCAGAGTCTGGAACGTGGGTTGAAGGGGCACGTACCCGTGCGGCCCGCACAGAAACGCGACGCTGGCCGCACGGCCCGGCACGAATTCCTGAAGGATCATC
This region of Gemmata massiliana genomic DNA includes:
- a CDS encoding sigma-54-dependent transcriptional regulator, which gives rise to MATTPAHNRLRILFVDDETHLREFMKSELPRLGHEVTTCADSKSGIETVKKQTFDAAILDMRMEHDKAGLQVLAALKQVAPDTEAVIMTGYGSTETAVEALRLGAFDYLTKPCKLTDIEALLLRIQEKRKLKNKTAALESRVEAAEGPSGLIGASAAMTPVQQFIDRVGPTDGRVLITGETGTGKEVVARSLYTKSKRADMPFVPVNCGALTQTLAESQLFGHKKGAFTGADKDHKGFFEVANGGTLFLDELGELDKNLQVKLLRVLEAGEIQRLGESQPITVDVRVISATNKDLRKMIEEGTFREDLLFRLNMFHVHLPPLRDRREDIPELARHLLARHAKRPVENVAHLLTPEALRIMLNHDYKGNVRELTNAMEYAWIVSGGGAITPEALPRDMVYPKPSATIPVAFPVAPSAPAPSGYSAAFPGAPAPMPTLPFPANQGDTGAGTGPTKSLADVEMEYILQVYSKNGMNKQKTSDELGISLKTLYNKLHKYEEERQRRAG
- a CDS encoding sensor histidine kinase, with the protein product MARRRLRHKLMLGLVLVAGSIGLLASGTAYGLYTYYISVKTIDRKVNELGIVTQMIGALNTFDQGDPDKADGCLLAIGSTQGFLNGTPHGFDFANKKNVQAGYDPDDGAQEAFLVPELNKNLDALQKEVNDATKSSYNGDKSLKIRENPRVRAEYENARRTAENLRHALLDDIQKSGQESFAAIRRAVWIVGFAMVWALALVATMLYYFRVWMFAPIRELQAGVQRVHHGTFDQPLVLNSGDELQELADEFNAMVARLHAVYADLARQVNERSRQLVRSERMVSVGFLAAGVAHEINNPLASILFCSEALERRLQDVLASSTAPPAETEVLTRYLKMVQQEALRCKDITQKLLDFSRTGERTKDPADLTGLIRGVLEVARHLPSSRGKEVIFEPTGYIVAPVNAQDLKSVILNLVVNALDSMEDGGQLGITLGTAGGYAELVFVDTGCGMAPDVLQNIFEPFFTKSRTGKGTGLGLFISHQIVDQHGGTITAASAGPGTGSTFTVRIPLQIAPGVTDAPGTEGEPEPAPTVLTFPGSRTAA
- the kdsA gene encoding 3-deoxy-8-phosphooctulonate synthase, which codes for MEPQPPMSVVTVGSYQVGAGHPLLWICGPCVIESHTLTLRIAETLRGFADRFALPLVFKASFDKANRSSGKSFRGPGLYEGLKTLEAVKKATGFPVTTDIHECAQAAPAAEVCDILQVPAFLARQTDLLEACGRTGRVVNVKKGQFMSPWDMKNVVAKLSEFGSRNVLLTERGTTFGYGLLVNDMRSVPWMQETGAPVIFDATHSVQRPGALGDRTGGDRDMVPVLTRAAVAAGCDGVFLETHPNPDEAKSDGPNMLPLDALPELFTRCLRIRGALSNAVSQSPGSKFQAEDKKAS